aaaagattatgcggtttagttttttttttttttttgatgacacTTTATTGCATGTTGAATGTTACAATTACAAAGATTTTTATTAAGCAAGTGCACTACcacaatatatttttgttgttgtaaaaatataaaaagtatcaCTCTCATATTCTTGCCTTATTTATCTTTAgtgtaaatataaaattgtatacaATGAAATGCATGGTGCACCTAAGAAAAAAGGCGCACCAAGGCAAAAAGTTAGTCTAGAGCCCTGTATTGGATAGATTAACTGATAGATTGTGTGGGCCTATTAATAACATTGCCATTACTTTTACAATTGATTAAACTAGGGATGCTAAAGATTACTCAATGATCGATTTATTGTCGGTAACCCTTTAAAACTGATAGACCCTATCGATGACCGATTAAGCATGGATTtaataagttatgctttgcgctgtgagacgcgtccctgatttcacacattacataatcaagtgtgtgcagtttacgttaccttatggagtcgTGCACTCTTGACTTTGCATATTGGGGacacataaaaccctgttatgcacaGATCTCGTTTATGTCCGCTGGTGCTGCCGTTAACCCGTGGgtcaagtaatcaaaaagtaggctacGTGACGTTTAATTATGGGTAGCAGGTCAATAAGACCAAACATTGGTTGTGCAAACTTTACATACTTCCTCTAAAATATTAAACTGTTTCAagctatattatctttttatagacTGGCATAAATAGGCTACGTATCACGGCCAGACATTTATAGTTAATATAAAAACAAGCACTTACCTTATTTCACTGTGATCATTTTGCGGGtcatattgcatattcggttATTTCTTCAGTAGCCTTGtaaataatgtatattattaatggattgtttataaggactaagctattaaatactgtaattctccGCATGGAAAATGCTTGAGTGGTTTGATTATCATATCATTCAAAACTTTGTCTATCATGTTTATGATCTGCCCCTCATCCTTCAATATTACAGATCGATTTATCAGATGATTTGTCATAAGAGAAATATTAACCAAAGGGTTTTCTTTATGGAGTCCCATCTAAAAACAATcgacaattaataataaatttagtataaatacaagttttaatAGCAATAACTTAAACCGAAACATACCTTTGTACATGAAAGAGCGGGTTCTTGGTAACTTTTAAGACAAGCTCGTCGCATCAGAAATGACTCTCGCTAATGACGTCTGCTTCGCGGGCATTTCACTTTGTATGCGTCACCGTTGCATTTGTACACAATTGAAATTAATGCTTTTTGTCTCCCAAATTCATATAATAAAGAGAACGATAAAACAACGTTATTAACCGGTTAACTGTAAATGTAACCCTGGTGAAAtagttgaataattatttataatattattcagagcagtataatcatattattattatatctacaagtctttattaatataataagcaaaataaaattcatgTATACAAATGTAGTTTAAGGTAAAGTAACAGCCAATTGTAGGAGCGGGTtgttagctccgccccttccagcTTGCCGGCAGAGAGAGACACGGAGCAGAGACGAGACCGGTTATCTGAGCAATAGAGAGGAGTAAACTTGAACAAAAAGGATAGAATACGGTATGTTACGATTCCTAAACTGTTTAAAAGTGTTGGTAGCTGTACTAAATCAAGTTGTACCTGCAAAATAGTTGTTATTTAGCATGATAGTGAGTTTAAGAGTGTGTTGAAGTCAGACCGCATGTTGCATTGCGTTTACAGTGCACTGACGCCATTTTGAAATCGCGTGTGTGTGAAAAGGCCATAGAGAGATAAAGGCATTGTGAATTTGACaggtattttattataatatctcATTTTATAGTATtcatgtgcatgtatgtgttttatttgttccatgtgttgtatattttgtatgttttttaacttattttgaacacattaaacttatttatatattctgGTCTGTGATCAGGCCAGGTTTTTTTCTGAGGAGATTTTCCCGGTTTCCCTGGATTCTTTGTATTGAGGGCGAGCCTCCCACGTCGACCTGGAAAGTCGTGAAGTACCCAAATTTTCAGTTTATCCTCCTTTCACCGGATAAAGTAAGAATATACCAAAAAGTTATTTCCTTTAATGGACTGGGATTCCGAACACAGCTGTAAGGACTGATTTTCttgacagaaaaaaacagaacTTGAACTTAATTGAACTGAGTTCACTGATTTCAGTGTGAACAACCATActgatttatttgtgttatttttatggtTTCTTTTGGTTTTACTTGAacttatttattgtgattttgttttttgatttatgACAATTGTAAAGTGGGTGCACCCTGGGGACCATGTGTAAATAGTTTTGTATTTCTAAGGTAAttattgttttctgagaaaaatataaggaaagagaaaaaacatacaatccaaagtaaaagtatttttatatttaaaacataccTTTTGTGTCTGGTTATTGCTCAGTTACACCCCCACCTCCGTTTACTTACCTTGAAGTCTTCTGATTATATTGTCTGGTCCAATATTACATAAATTCAGTACACCCGTTACAAATgtggcgagccagccaggaggtgGCGCTGTAGCTgagtaataatttttatataagcaactaaaatataatcttttgacattcaacttaggaaaaaatatatataataaatatctaACTAAATATGGATATAGTTGAGGCAGAGAACATTAAAATTCCAAACTCCCTGATTATCAGTGGCTTGACTAACACAGAGCATGATGAAGAATTAATGGACATACTGAAAAGATATGGTTCTTTTTCAAGAACTTTTGTCATCAGTGACAGAGAATCAGCATTCTATCAGAACACAATAATTGAGTATAACAGTGGTCAAGCCTTGCAGTCTCTTGAATCCCAGCTGCCTTATACTCACCAGTCATCAAGTGATCCAGAAATCACTTACCATGTGAAGGCACTGTCTAGCATCTTCACCCAGGAAATGGGAAGTAATGTTACTAAATCCTATATTCAGGAATTAAAAGAAATAGCAAAGCTGAGTGGAACTAATTTTGAGGCAGTCTTAAATCAGGTGCTAACTCAAATGAGTTCAGAGCTTACCTCAGTGTCCACTGATTTTGCAGATGGAGATGCAAACCAGAATGAACCATCTCAAGCACTTCCTGATCAGAGTGTTGAGACAGCCTCTGTGAAGACAAGTCAGGTAGAAGGACCACAGTCACAGGATACGCCCATAAAATCTAACCCACCGTCCCCACTTACACATCAACAGATGCTTAATCCACCAGAAGTCCAGAAGCTTATAGTTGAACATGTAGTAAGAAGTGGTGATGTGGCTGGCCAAGGGCCTATGCAAACTAGGCTTCGAGCCTTCTCTGGTAGGAGTCCCAGGCCCAATAGTGAGGCTGACTATGACACATGGCGCTCCAGTGTTGAGTTTCTTCTAAAAGATCCTAGCATGTCTGACTTGCATGTGTCTAGGAAGATGGTGGACAGTCTCTTGCCACCTGCAGCTGATGTTATTAAACATCTACGCCCTGATGCTCCATCTTCTGTTTATCTTCAATTACTAGATTCAGCTTTTGGTATTGTTGAGGATGGAGATGAGCTCCTTACAAGATTTATGAATACGCTGCAGGATGCTGGTGAGAAACCCTCAACTTATCTGTATAGATTACAAACAGCCTTGAGTGTAACTATCAAAAGAGGTGGTATTATGCCTGACGAATCAGACCGATATCTTCTCAGACAATTTTGTAGAGGCTGTTGGGACAATGACTTAATTACTGATCTGCAGCTTGAGCAAAAACGTGACCATCCTCCTTCCTTTGCAAAACTTCTGCTGATGTTACGCACAGAAGaggataaacacacagctaaggTTGATCGTATGAAAAAACATCTTGGGTCTGCTAAACAAAAAGCACTGATGCACTCTCAAAGAACATGGGTTTCTGCTGAGTTGGAGCAGAAAGAGGCTTCAGGTGCGGTTTCAAGTGCAACTGAAACACAAGAGCTCAAGAAACAAATAGTCAAGCTCCAAAGTCAGTTATCCAGTCTTATGGCCAAGCCTAAACCTCAAAAGAAATTCCCAGTACGGGAAGCAGTAGGCAGCCAGGGCAAAGACAAGAATCAAACTGCTGCTACCGTTAGAGCAAATTCAGTCAGTAAGAAGTCAACAGACAGGCCAAGACCAGGATACTGTTTTGTATGCGGGGAAGATGGCCATGTAGCTGCTTCATGCACTTCCGAACCCAACCCTGTTCTTGTCGCTACAAAGCGTAAGCTGCTGAGAGAGAAGCAGCTGCAGTGGGACTCTCAGAACTCCACCCTTAGCCCTGATTTAAACTAAAGCCAGCCCGTGTTGAGGGACAGACGGGGGCTGAATTCAAATCAGATTGTCCCACTTCTAAACGTGTCTCAAACAAATGTCAATCTTCCAGAATGTCAAATGCTACACTTCCAAAAGGGTTAGTTGGTGCTAGATGCATTGCAGAAATCAGCATAGCTGGTGAAATGTGTCAGTGTTTATTGGATACGGGGTCACAAGTTACAACAGTCCCCAAATCCTTTTATGAGCAACATCTTTCTGTGTATCCCATTAACCCCATAAATGACATCTTGGAAGTAGAAGGAGCCAATGGCATTTCTGTCCCATATGAAGGCTATATTGAAGTTATTATCGCTTTTCCAGAGGAGTTCCTGGGGGTGAGTGTTGAAGTACCTACCATCGCATTAGTAGTGCCTGATGTGAAATCCCATGATCAGTCTATGGTCCTAATTGGCACGAACACATTGGATGTTCTTTATGAGCAGAATTTGAAGATAAATCCTCCAACTTACCAACCATCTGCATTTGGTTACAGAGTGGTTTTGCGCACACTGGAGGCAAGGCGGAAACAAAACACAAGTGGTATCCTTGGTTGTGTACGATTAAAAGGCAATGTACCTGAGGTCATGTCTGCAGGacagactgtagttgtggaaGGTTCCGTTGAAGTGCCTTCTGGAGTTGACAAGTGTGTGGTAGTGGAGCAACCATTTAACTCATCCTTACCTGGTGGGGTGTTTGTTAAAAGATGTTTATTAACCGTTCCAAAAAGCCAGCATTGCTATCTTCCAGTGGTGCTTACAAATGAAACTGAACATCAAATAACCATTCCCCCAAGGTGTACTATTGCTGAACTTCATGTGGTTGACTCAGTACTCTCTCAACCAAATGCCACCTTTGAGGATGAACACTTATCTGTGCAAGAGCTTGATTTTTCCTCAAATTTTGGTGAATCCCCACTACCCCAAGGGTGGAAAGATCGCATCACCAAAAGGCTCAGAGAAATGCCTGAAGTTTTCAGTCATCATGACTTAGACTTTGGTCACACTCAAAAAGTGAAACATCGCATACAGTTAAATGATGAAACTCCTTTTAAGCAAAGAGCACGGCCTATCCACCCACATGATGTTGAGGCAGTCCGTCAGCATCTTCGTGATCTCCTTGCCAGTGGAGTCATTCGAGAGTCACAGTCACCCTTTTCTTCACCCATAGTGGTAGTAAGGAAGAAGAATGGGGAAGTAAGGCTGTGTATTGACTATCGAAAACTGAATCTTCAGACAGTGAAAGATGCGTATGCTCTGCCAAATCTTGAGGAGGCTTTCTCTGCTCTGACAGGGTCAAGATGGTTTTCCGTGCTTGATTTAAAATCTGGGTACTACCAGATAGAGGTTGAGGAGTCAGACAAATTTAAAACCGCTTTTGTCTGCCCACTGGGGTTCTGGGAATTCAATCGTATGCCCCAGGGTGTGACCAACGCACCAAGTACTTTCCAAAGATTGATGGAGAAGTGTATGGGAGATATTAATCTTAAACAAGTACTGGTCTTTTTGGACGATCTGATAATATTCTCAGACACTCTTGAGGAGCACGAAAGACGTCTGTTGAATGTTCTATCTCGCCTAAAGGAATACGGGCTGAAACTGTCTCTGGAGAAATGTAAATTCTTTCAAACTTCTGTCCGTTATTTAGGCCATATTGTGTCAGAACGTGGAGTGGAAACAGATCCAGAAAAGATACAAGCCTTAAAAACCTGGCCGAGTCCCAAGAATCTAAAAGAACTGAGGTCATTTCTTGGTTTTTCCGGCTACTATCGCcgatttattaaagattattcCAAGATTGTGAAGCCACTCAATGATCTTACATCAGGATACCCACCATTAAGGAAGAGCACTAAAAAGAGTGACAAGAAGGGTCAGTACCATAACCCTAAGGAACCATTTGGAGGTCGTTGGACATCCCTTTGCGAGGAAGCTTTTCAGTCCATCATCAAAAAGCTAACTAGTGCACCAGTACTGGGCTTCGCTGACCCCAAGCTCCCTTATTTTCTCCATACAGATGCTAGTGCCAAAGGGTTAGGAGCTGCACTGTATCAGAACCAAGATGGACAGTTACGTGCTATTGCATTTGCAAGCAGAGGACTGTCATACAGTGAATCTAGGTATCCAGCACATAAACTAGAGTTTCTTGCTCTTAAATGGGCAGTTGCTGAAAAGTTTAGTGACTATCTTTATGGTAGTCAATTCACTGTCATTACTGACAGCAACCCTCTTACACATGTTCTTACCACTGCAAGGTTGGATGCTACTAGCTATCGTTGGCTCGCAGCCCTTTCCACTTTTTCATTTACACTGCAGTATAGGGCAGGCAAGTTGAATGTTGATGCTGATAGTCTTTCAAGGCGACCTCAGGATCCATCACCAGAAAGTCATATGAACCAAAAGGAACGAGAGAGGATCCAGCAGTTCATACAACATCAACTGGCAAATGCAGAAGATTCTGTCTATGTCACAAGTGAAGTCATCCAAGCTATCTGTGAGAAGCACTTTGTTAGGTTTTCAGCTGACGCTGAGCCAGGCATTGCTCTTTTAAACTCCCTGTCACTGTGTTCATGTTCCATACCAGACTGTTATGAACAAGAAAGTAGCTCAGATGGGTCAGTCGATCTATTGCACCTTTCAAAAGATCTTGGTGACAAACAAAGGGCCGATCCAGTTCTTCGAGAGGTGATATCACACTTGGAGTCAGGAGAAAAACCATCACCTGCAGTAAGGAAGGAACTTCTTTGTCTTCCGTACTACTTGAAGGAGTGGAACCGCCTTGAGTTAAAGGACGGAGTTCTCTACAGGAAACGGAGAGATAAGGATTCCATTACTTACCAGCTAATACTTCCAGAAGCACTAAGATCCTCTGTGTTGAGTAGTTTGCATGATAGTATGGGTCACATGGGGATTGAAAGGACGTTGGATCTGGTTAGAACACGATTCTTTTGGCCAAAAATGGCTGCCGATGTAGAACAGAAAATCAAGACATGTGGTCGTTGTGTGCGAAGGAAGTCTCACCCTCAAAAGGCAGCGGCCTTGGTCAACATCCAGGCCACCCGACCACTACAACTAGTCTGTATGGACTATCTTTCGATAGAACCTGACCGCAGCAACACAAAGGACATCTTGGTGATCACAGATTTTTTCACTAAGTATGCTGTGGCTATCCCTACACCAAATCAAAAGGCAAGAACCGTAGCAAAGTGTCTCTGGGAAAACTTTATTGTGCACTATGGGTTCCCAGAACGCTTACATAGTGACCAGGGCCCAGACTTTGAGTCACGCACAATCAAAGAGCTTTGTGACATATCTGGCATCAAGAAAATTCGAACAACACCTTACCATCCAAGGGGAAATCCTGTCGAACGCTTCAACAGAACCCTGCTGGACATGCTTGGCACATTAGAAGAGAAAGATAAAGTTCATTGGAAGGATTTTGTTAAGCCGTTGGTTCACGCATATAATTGCACGAAGCATGAAGTGACAGGATTCACCCCTTATGAGTTGATGTTCGGGCGCCAACCTAGGTTGCCTGTAGACCTTGCTTTTGGTTTACCATATCATGATCACCCAAAAACATCCCATTCTGAATATGTAAAACATCTAAAGTCACATCTGGAAGAGAGCTATTTGCTTGCATCTAATAAAGCATTAAAGAATGCTGAGAGGAATAAAATCAGATTTGACAAACTTGTGACAAACTCATCCTTGGAAGTCAATGACCGTGTGTTGGTGAGGAACGTTCGGTTACGAGGTAAACACAAGTTAGCAGACAAGTGGGAGTCCGAGGTGTATGTAGTAGTGAAACGAGCAGGTGACTTGCCCGTGTATACTGTTCGTCCTGAAACAAAGGATAGCCCTCTCCGTACACTTCATAGGGACCTTCTGCTTCCTTGTGGATTTTTACCAGTTTCAGAAATTTCAAGCCACCCATTAACCAAACCTCCCTCTAAACCTAGGACACGGAGAAACCCTGGCAAAGAACCATCTGATGATGACAACATCTCTGATCCAGAGGATGAATATCCTAATGGTCATCATGATACTCTCCCAGAAATGGAAACTGTACGGTTTTCTACAGTCCATAACATACACAAATCAAAGGGAACTTCAAATGTTTCTTTGACTACAGATTCAGTTAATCTAAAGCCTTCAGAAGGTAACAATACACCATACTTACCTGTTGATACTCCAAAAGATTACTCACATGTTGACACTCCAGCTGACAATTCCTTTGCCAATGTTCCCGATACATACTCACCTGATAATGCTCCAGAGGAATACTTACCTGCTGATATTTCAGTTGACGATTCACCTGTTAATGATCCACATGACACTGTGAAAGGTCACACACCTGAAGAGGAAACAGAAACTTACATACCTGTTGAAGGTGGAGATAAAGAGGAAGTGGAGGAAAGTACTGTAATATCAGATGTTTCTGTGGAGGAGAAGGAACAGCCCAAAGCTGAGAGAGGACATAATCCAAATGTACCACTCAGACGCTCAAGTAGACAAAGAGAGGAACCTAACAGACTTAACTATCTTCAACTCGGGAATCCCCTTTCTTATGTTGTCCAGTCTCTCTTTCAGGGGTTAAGCT
This Danio aesculapii chromosome 5, fDanAes4.1, whole genome shotgun sequence DNA region includes the following protein-coding sequences:
- the LOC130229395 gene encoding uncharacterized protein LOC130229395; its protein translation is MNQKERERIQQFIQHQLANAEDSVYVTSEVIQAICEKHFVRFSADAEPGIALLNSLSLCSCSIPDCYEQESSSDGSVDLLHLSKDLGDKQRADPVLREVISHLESGEKPSPAVRKELLCLPYYLKEWNRLELKDGVLYRKRRDKDSITYQLILPEALRSSVLSSLHDSMGHMGIERTLDLVRTRFFWPKMAADVEQKIKTCGRCVRRKSHPQKAAALVNIQATRPLQLVCMDYLSIEPDRSNTKDILVITDFFTKYAVAIPTPNQKARTVAKCLWENFIVHYGFPERLHSDQGPDFESRTIKELCDISGIKKIRTTPYHPRGNPVERFNRTLLDMLGTLEEKDKVHWKDFVKPLVHAYNCTKHEVTGFTPYELMFGRQPRLPVDLAFGLPYHDHPKTSHSEYVKHLKSHLEESYLLASNKALKNAERNKIRFDKLVTNSSLEVNDRVLVRNVRLRGKHKLADKWESEVYVVVKRAGDLPVYTVRPETKDSPLRTLHRDLLLPCGFLPVSEISSHPLTKPPSKPRTRRNPGKEPSDDDNISDPEDEYPNGHHDTLPEMETVRFSTVHNIHKSKGTSNVSLTTDSVNLKPSEGNNTPYLPVDTPKDYSHVDTPADNSFANVPDTYSPDNAPEEYLPADISVDDSPVNDPHDTVKGHTPEEETETYIPVEGGDKEEVEESTVISDVSVEEKEQPKAERGHNPNVPLRRSSRQREEPNRLNYLQLGNPLSYVVQSLFQGLSSAIVSSLNGVESPGALSNLPDASLNVVTNQPLRACKGTCMISGGESVTLVK